The following are from one region of the Gossypium hirsutum isolate 1008001.06 chromosome D03, Gossypium_hirsutum_v2.1, whole genome shotgun sequence genome:
- the LOC121215404 gene encoding uncharacterized protein has product MFVRDDGEIESKNEQENEAIEQLEDEEEVEQAENGEILVVKRSLTLQGVENEQQCEKIFHTRCQVQAGYPSRNRGRRVLGSRAQTTTVASMGNTRPLRPKCAQCGRRHLGECRANENACFRCGALDHFIWDCPETVKREVILSARLGNAPTRGRPQRNLGVGASNRGTSRDSTARSDDREPVRTYAIRTRKEASFPDVITDTFSLYDTSVIALTDLGSTHSYVCMRLMPNMNVPIESTKFVIKASNPLR; this is encoded by the exons atgtttgttcgagacgatGGAGAGATTGAATCCAAAAATGAACAAGAAAATGAGGCCATTGAACAActtgaagatgaagaagaagttgaacaagccgaaaatggagaaatctTAGTAGTGAAAAGAAGTCTTACTCTGCAAGGTGTTGAAAATGAACAACAATGCGAAAAAATTTTCCATAcacgatgtcaagtgcaag CCGGGTATCCTAGCCGAAACAGAGGTAGAAGAGTTTTGGGTTCAAGAGCTCAGACTACTACAGTTGCAAGTATGGGTAATACTCGACCACTTAGACCAAAGTGTGCtcaatgtggtagacgtcatctCGGTGAGTGTCGAGCAAATGAAaatgcttgtttcagatgtggtgcgCTAGATCATTTTATTTGGGATTGTCCCGAAAcagttaaaagagaagtaatccTGAGTGCAAGATTGGGAAATGCTCCCACTAGAGGCAGACCACAGAGGAATCTAGGAGTTGGAGCAAGTAACAGGGGTACATCCAGAGACTCAACAGCTAGATCAGATGATAGAGAACCCgtaaggacttatgctattcgcacTCGCAAAGAGGCATCCTTCCCTGATGTGATTACGgatacattttctctctatgatactagtgttattgcttTGACTGATCTGGgttcgacccattcctatgtttgcatgagaTTGATGCCTAATATGAACGTGCCCATAGAATCTaccaaatttgtgattaaagcATCTAATCCATTACGCTAG